Proteins from one Patescibacteria group bacterium genomic window:
- the polA gene encoding DNA polymerase I, which yields MSKKQEKLVVIDSNALLHRAWHAIPPLETKEGLVVNAVFGYTSLLLKIIQDLKPDYIIASFDLAGKTFRHEQYKEYKAKRIKQADEFYNQFPLAKEVLSAFNIPILAKEGYEADDVIGTISQEVYKKYPDIQTTIVTGDLDALQLVNDRVKVFTLKRGLSDTITYDKLAVKERYGLAPEQIIDLKALQGDSSDNIPGVKGIGTKGASDLIQKFGTLENLYKNFEISDIKDRTKKLLREQKDQAYESKGLVTIVTDVPLDWKLEQARFSDFDPEKVYKIFQKLEFRSLLNKIPHQKSDINGDSVKNKKQGSVYHLIDNEEKFEKFYSQIKKQKIFAFDTETTGLDVLNEKALGFSFAWQAQEAYYISFISKKFTDFVIKKISPILENEEIKKIGHNIKFDHKVLKILGIDLKGLSFDTLIAAYLINPNRGLRLEELSFSYLGYKKLKLANLLDVAPKGKTQINMAEIDPQKLAWYAAEDADITYRLYQKLLPIIKTNENYDLLIKMELPLVPVLADMELTGISLDSPFLNKMAKEFDTEIKKISQKIYKLAGTEFNISSPLQLKEILFEKLKISQQGIKKTKTGLSTAAAELDKMKSAHPVIPLIIDYRELTKLQSTYIKALPELVNKRTNRIHTSFNQTVTATGRLSSSDPNLQNIPIRTELGKKIRQAFVAPKNYNLLSADYSQIELRLVAAFSKDPKMMTSFKKGEDIHARTAAEIHKISLEKVSKEIRRTAKEVNFGILYGLGSRGLAQRTDLNQTEAKEFIERYFSVYKNIKTYIEKTKNFAHQNGYSQTIFGRRRYLPDIKSNMPMLIAQAERMAINMPVQGTAADLIKLAMINMHQGLPKISPSSKIVLQVHDELVLEVPKNDLKKVAKYVKNTMENVYKLPIPLTVDIEVGQNWGKLENYKI from the coding sequence ATGAGCAAAAAACAAGAAAAACTAGTGGTCATAGATAGCAACGCCCTTTTACATCGGGCCTGGCATGCTATACCCCCTCTAGAGACCAAGGAGGGTCTGGTAGTTAATGCTGTTTTTGGTTATACCTCACTTTTGTTAAAAATAATACAGGATCTCAAGCCCGATTACATCATAGCTTCTTTTGACTTGGCTGGTAAAACTTTTCGCCACGAACAATACAAAGAATATAAAGCTAAAAGAATAAAACAAGCCGATGAATTTTATAATCAATTTCCTCTAGCCAAAGAAGTCCTGTCAGCTTTTAATATCCCTATACTAGCCAAAGAAGGCTATGAGGCCGATGATGTCATTGGTACTATTAGCCAAGAAGTATATAAAAAATATCCCGACATCCAGACAACTATCGTGACCGGAGACCTAGATGCTCTGCAATTGGTCAATGACAGGGTCAAGGTATTTACTCTCAAGCGCGGTCTGAGTGATACTATTACCTATGATAAGCTGGCTGTCAAAGAAAGGTATGGCCTGGCGCCAGAACAAATCATAGATCTCAAGGCACTACAAGGAGATAGTTCTGATAATATACCAGGCGTCAAAGGAATTGGTACTAAAGGAGCTTCTGATCTTATCCAAAAATTTGGAACGCTGGAAAATCTATACAAAAATTTTGAAATATCGGATATTAAAGACCGCACTAAAAAGTTATTAAGGGAACAAAAGGATCAAGCCTATGAGAGTAAGGGATTGGTTACTATTGTTACTGATGTGCCCCTTGATTGGAAACTTGAACAAGCTAGGTTCTCAGATTTTGATCCAGAAAAAGTTTATAAAATTTTCCAAAAGTTGGAATTTAGATCACTCTTAAATAAAATCCCTCATCAAAAATCTGACATCAATGGCGACTCTGTCAAAAATAAAAAACAAGGCAGTGTCTATCACCTGATAGATAATGAAGAAAAATTTGAAAAATTTTATTCTCAGATAAAAAAACAAAAAATCTTTGCTTTTGATACCGAAACCACTGGCTTGGATGTGCTAAATGAAAAAGCCCTGGGCTTTTCTTTTGCTTGGCAAGCCCAAGAGGCATATTATATATCTTTTATCAGTAAAAAATTTACTGACTTTGTAATAAAAAAAATAAGCCCAATTTTGGAAAATGAAGAGATCAAAAAAATTGGACACAACATAAAATTTGATCACAAAGTTTTAAAAATTCTTGGTATAGACCTCAAAGGTCTTAGTTTTGATACTTTGATTGCTGCTTATCTTATCAACCCTAATAGAGGTTTACGTTTGGAAGAGCTATCTTTTAGCTATTTGGGGTACAAAAAACTCAAATTGGCCAACCTTTTGGATGTCGCTCCAAAAGGCAAAACCCAAATAAATATGGCCGAAATTGACCCTCAAAAACTAGCCTGGTATGCTGCTGAAGATGCTGATATCACCTACCGTCTTTACCAAAAACTTTTACCAATTATAAAAACCAACGAAAACTATGATCTGTTGATAAAGATGGAGTTGCCTTTAGTGCCAGTTTTAGCTGACATGGAGCTAACTGGTATCAGTCTAGATAGTCCATTTTTAAATAAAATGGCCAAAGAGTTTGATACTGAAATAAAAAAAATAAGCCAAAAAATATATAAGCTGGCTGGGACTGAATTTAACATATCCTCTCCTTTGCAGTTAAAAGAAATCCTATTTGAAAAATTAAAAATAAGCCAACAAGGCATCAAAAAAACTAAGACCGGATTATCTACTGCCGCTGCGGAGCTAGACAAAATGAAAAGTGCCCATCCTGTGATACCTCTTATTATAGACTACCGTGAGCTAACCAAACTCCAGTCAACTTATATCAAAGCCTTACCTGAACTGGTCAACAAAAGAACCAATAGAATCCATACCAGCTTCAATCAGACTGTAACTGCTACTGGTAGACTATCATCATCTGACCCAAATCTACAAAACATACCTATCCGTACTGAACTTGGCAAAAAAATAAGACAGGCTTTTGTAGCTCCCAAAAATTATAATCTTTTGTCAGCTGATTATTCTCAGATTGAACTCCGTTTGGTGGCTGCCTTTTCCAAAGATCCCAAAATGATGACCTCCTTTAAAAAAGGTGAAGACATTCATGCTCGTACAGCCGCCGAAATACACAAAATATCTCTGGAAAAAGTAAGTAAAGAAATAAGACGCACTGCCAAAGAAGTAAATTTTGGTATACTATACGGATTAGGCTCACGCGGACTGGCTCAAAGAACTGATCTCAACCAAACAGAAGCCAAAGAATTTATTGAACGTTATTTTTCCGTTTACAAAAATATAAAAACCTACATTGAAAAAACCAAAAATTTTGCCCATCAAAATGGCTATAGCCAAACTATCTTTGGACGCCGCCGCTATTTGCCTGATATAAAATCAAATATGCCAATGCTCATTGCCCAGGCTGAGCGTATGGCTATCAATATGCCTGTCCAAGGCACGGCGGCTGATCTGATAAAACTAGCGATGATAAATATGCATCAGGGCTTGCCAAAAATCAGTCCAAGCTCTAAAATAGTCCTACAAGTACACGATGAACTGGTCCTTGAAGTCCCCAAAAATGACTTAAAAAAGGTAGCCAAATACGTCAAAAATACCATGGAAAATGTATACAAATTACCTATACCGCTCACAGTTGACATAGAAGTAGGTCAAAACTGGGGCAAACTTGAAAATTACAAAATATAA
- a CDS encoding tyrosine--tRNA ligase — MSKINTDTEKIQELLTRGVEEVIDKNNLEKKLRSGKMLRVKLGIDPTSPNLHLGRAIPLLKLRDFQELGHKIVFIIGDFTGVIGDTSDKESERPMLDEKTIQQNMKNYVNQVKKILDIKKCEIRYNSQWLKKLNYHNIGQQADIFSLNEFISRENIAKRLKAGKRISLRELLYPLMQGYDSVAIKADVEIGGTDQRFNLLAGRELQRHYQQIPQDIITNPLIAGLDGRKMSSSWGNTINLLDNAKDMYGKIMSLRDDLIIQYFTLSTRLPMATIDKYQKELTEGKNPRDYKIQLAKEIVAFYHSSSEAEKASQEFIKIFSKKEKPSDIEEFAISASKINPADLLLQMKLTNSKSDARRLIDGGGLKLNDQKIISWKNDITIKSGDIIQAGKRKFGKVK, encoded by the coding sequence ATGTCTAAGATTAATACAGATACAGAAAAAATTCAAGAGCTATTGACCCGTGGGGTTGAGGAAGTGATTGATAAAAACAATTTAGAAAAAAAATTAAGGTCGGGCAAAATGCTCCGCGTTAAACTTGGTATTGATCCCACTAGCCCAAATTTGCATCTTGGCCGCGCTATACCATTACTCAAACTAAGAGATTTCCAAGAACTGGGGCATAAAATAGTTTTTATTATTGGTGACTTCACTGGTGTCATTGGTGATACCTCCGATAAAGAAAGCGAAAGACCAATGCTGGACGAAAAAACCATCCAGCAAAATATGAAAAATTATGTCAATCAAGTAAAAAAAATACTAGACATCAAAAAATGCGAAATCCGCTACAACAGCCAGTGGCTGAAAAAATTAAACTACCACAATATCGGTCAGCAAGCTGACATCTTTTCTCTCAATGAATTCATCTCCCGAGAAAACATTGCCAAAAGATTAAAAGCCGGCAAACGCATTTCTTTGCGCGAACTTCTTTATCCTCTAATGCAGGGCTATGATTCGGTAGCTATTAAAGCTGATGTGGAAATAGGCGGCACTGACCAAAGATTCAATCTTTTGGCTGGTAGAGAATTGCAAAGACACTACCAACAAATTCCCCAAGATATCATCACCAATCCCCTAATCGCTGGTTTGGACGGTCGCAAAATGAGCTCCAGCTGGGGCAATACCATAAACCTCTTGGACAATGCCAAAGATATGTACGGCAAAATCATGTCTTTGCGTGATGATTTAATTATTCAATATTTTACGCTATCCACTCGCCTGCCAATGGCTACTATTGATAAATACCAAAAAGAATTGACTGAGGGGAAAAATCCCCGCGACTATAAAATACAATTGGCCAAAGAAATTGTCGCCTTTTATCATTCCAGCTCAGAAGCGGAAAAAGCCAGTCAGGAATTTATTAAAATTTTTAGCAAAAAAGAAAAGCCAAGCGATATAGAAGAGTTTGCTATAAGCGCCAGCAAAATCAATCCGGCTGATTTGCTACTGCAAATGAAACTAACCAATTCCAAAAGCGATGCCAGGCGCCTGATAGATGGTGGTGGCTTGAAACTAAATGACCAAAAAATAATTTCCTGGAAAAACGATATTACCATAAAATCCGGAGATATAATTCAGGCCGGCAAAAGGAAATTCGGAAAAGTAAAATAA
- a CDS encoding PBP1A family penicillin-binding protein: MPIPHFQSNFTKKKIGDNIPQFAHKPITDGIKAKKKVFSGRFLYKKGSGPKKSNGSGWIRKLFKRFWPHILGLIFLGGIVFIGMVAWYSRDLPEPGKLLDRSVALSTKIYDRTGEVLLYEVHGAENRTQVSITEIPDYVKNATIAMEDKNFYDHQGISVWGIIRGQIVPRLQGRRSQGGSTLTQQFVKNAILTDERKISRKIKEWILSYRLEQKFSKDQILEFYFNEIPYGGAVYGVEAASQYYFDKHVQELTLAEAAILAALPQAPTLYSPYGNNRDLLTGRQQYILDLMVDQGYITKDEAEAAKNQGLVFKKRAEQIKAPHFVMYVRELLEQKYGASLVQQSGWEIKTSLDWSAQQKAEAAINEIAPRNSENYNASNAALVSLDTESAQILAMVGSKNYFDDEIDGQVNVVVSDRQPGSSLKPLVYLKAFEKGYRPDTILYDVLTNFASSGDKYEPRNYDQVQHGPVSIKQALAGSLNIPAVKALYLAGVRNVTDLAADFGYTTLTDPDRYGLSLVLGGAEVKLLEHTNGYATFAREGVYKNTIAVLEIKDSKGKIIEENGEEKGRRVIDKEYVRMLNDILSDNAARAYVFGESNYLTLPDRSVAAKTGTTNDYRDAWTIGFTPQIATGVWVGNNNNTEMKQGASGSVVAAPIWNKFMREVTAGMEVKDFKKQELNSCSKPMVCGKLSGAEPVEIDNMSGKLATEYTPYTTREKKNFLETHSILYYVNINDPLGDPLDDPNNEPQFNLWEGPILAWAEEQGFESERAPTVYDDIHRPELRPSISWVSPSQNQNINEAVFNMQVDADAPRGISRVEFFLDDNLVGKVYDSPYNLNYQVNPFVSNGQHALKAIAFDDLDNFKETSMNIDINLDAADRQFNLVWISPANGANLKLSNAPYTLELNIDQPTQVKKIDFYYLDPENQSHWFTYIENPYQNNLSVVWDKDLGPGIYKLFMVVKDLSDRLITTPGIIVNLEE; this comes from the coding sequence ATGCCAATACCACATTTTCAGTCAAATTTCACCAAAAAAAAGATTGGTGACAATATCCCTCAGTTTGCTCACAAGCCTATAACTGATGGTATAAAAGCCAAAAAAAAGGTTTTTTCTGGGCGTTTTTTGTATAAAAAGGGTTCTGGTCCTAAAAAATCTAATGGCTCAGGCTGGATTAGGAAGCTATTTAAGAGGTTTTGGCCTCATATACTGGGTCTGATTTTCCTAGGAGGCATTGTATTTATTGGAATGGTGGCTTGGTACTCACGAGATTTACCAGAACCGGGCAAGCTACTTGATCGTTCGGTAGCACTGTCAACTAAAATATATGACAGGACCGGCGAGGTTTTACTTTATGAAGTACATGGCGCTGAAAATAGAACTCAGGTATCTATTACTGAGATTCCAGACTATGTCAAAAATGCCACCATTGCCATGGAGGACAAAAATTTTTATGACCACCAAGGTATTTCTGTTTGGGGCATTATACGAGGACAAATTGTCCCTCGCTTACAAGGCAGACGTTCTCAGGGAGGATCTACTCTCACCCAACAGTTTGTCAAAAATGCCATCCTAACGGACGAAAGAAAAATATCCAGAAAAATAAAAGAATGGATTTTGTCATATAGACTTGAACAAAAATTCAGCAAAGACCAAATATTAGAATTTTATTTTAATGAAATACCCTATGGCGGCGCAGTTTATGGAGTAGAAGCCGCTTCACAATATTATTTTGATAAACATGTTCAAGAGTTGACTTTGGCTGAGGCGGCAATACTAGCAGCTTTACCACAAGCGCCAACTCTTTATTCACCCTATGGAAATAATCGTGATTTATTGACTGGTCGTCAGCAATATATTTTGGATTTGATGGTCGATCAGGGTTACATTACAAAAGATGAGGCTGAGGCTGCCAAAAACCAGGGATTAGTATTTAAGAAAAGAGCTGAGCAAATAAAAGCACCACATTTTGTGATGTATGTGCGTGAACTTTTGGAACAAAAATATGGAGCCTCTTTGGTGCAACAAAGCGGCTGGGAGATAAAGACTTCACTTGATTGGTCAGCCCAACAAAAAGCGGAGGCAGCTATAAATGAAATTGCTCCTAGAAACAGCGAAAATTATAATGCTTCCAATGCGGCCTTAGTTTCTCTTGATACAGAGAGTGCTCAAATATTGGCTATGGTAGGCTCCAAAAACTATTTTGATGATGAGATAGATGGTCAGGTAAATGTGGTCGTTTCAGATAGACAGCCTGGTAGTTCGCTCAAACCTTTAGTTTATCTAAAAGCTTTTGAAAAGGGGTATAGGCCTGATACTATACTTTATGATGTTTTGACCAATTTTGCCTCTTCAGGGGACAAATATGAACCGCGTAACTATGATCAGGTACAACATGGCCCGGTAAGTATCAAACAAGCCTTGGCGGGGTCTCTTAATATCCCGGCAGTAAAGGCTTTATATTTAGCCGGGGTCAGAAATGTAACAGATTTAGCAGCTGATTTTGGCTATACTACTTTGACCGATCCTGATCGTTATGGTTTATCTTTGGTGTTGGGAGGAGCTGAAGTAAAACTACTGGAGCATACCAATGGTTATGCCACTTTTGCCAGAGAAGGAGTTTATAAAAATACCATAGCAGTTTTGGAAATAAAAGATTCCAAGGGCAAGATTATAGAAGAAAACGGAGAAGAAAAAGGACGCAGGGTGATTGATAAAGAATATGTCAGAATGCTCAATGATATTTTATCTGATAATGCTGCTAGAGCTTATGTATTTGGTGAGAGTAATTATCTGACTTTGCCTGATAGATCAGTGGCCGCTAAGACTGGTACTACCAATGATTATCGTGATGCTTGGACTATTGGATTTACTCCTCAGATTGCCACGGGTGTTTGGGTGGGCAACAATAATAATACTGAGATGAAACAGGGAGCCAGCGGTTCGGTGGTAGCTGCGCCAATTTGGAACAAATTTATGCGTGAAGTCACAGCTGGTATGGAGGTAAAAGATTTTAAAAAACAAGAACTTAATAGCTGCTCCAAACCAATGGTCTGCGGTAAGCTGTCTGGGGCAGAACCAGTAGAGATTGATAACATGAGTGGTAAATTAGCCACTGAATATACGCCATATACCACCAGAGAAAAAAAGAATTTTTTAGAAACTCATAGTATTTTATATTATGTAAATATAAATGATCCCTTGGGCGACCCGCTTGACGATCCAAACAACGAGCCTCAGTTCAATCTATGGGAGGGTCCTATTCTGGCTTGGGCAGAAGAGCAGGGCTTTGAGTCAGAAAGAGCCCCTACAGTATATGATGATATTCATAGGCCAGAGCTTAGACCGTCAATTTCTTGGGTTAGCCCAAGCCAAAATCAAAATATCAATGAGGCTGTATTTAATATGCAGGTAGATGCTGATGCACCTCGTGGCATCTCCAGAGTTGAATTTTTCTTGGATGACAATCTAGTCGGCAAAGTTTATGATTCCCCATATAATCTTAATTATCAAGTTAATCCTTTTGTTAGCAACGGACAGCATGCTCTAAAAGCCATTGCTTTTGATGATCTGGATAATTTCAAAGAAACTTCTATGAATATAGACATCAATCTGGATGCCGCTGATAGACAATTTAATTTAGTTTGGATTTCACCAGCTAATGGGGCTAATCTCAAACTATCTAATGCTCCCTATACTTTGGAATTAAATATTGATCAACCAACTCAAGTAAAGAAAATAGATTTTTATTATCTTGATCCGGAAAATCAATCTCATTGGTTTACCTATATTGAAAATCCTTATCAAAATAATTTGTCAGTTGTTTGGGATAAAGATCTTGGTCCAGGAATATACAAATTGTTTATGGTGGTCAAAGATCTTTCAGACAGATTGATTACCACGCCTGGTATAATAGTTAATCTGGAAGAATAA
- the holA gene encoding DNA polymerase III subunit delta, translating to MLFFYYGNNSYLANQKIQAIVEKFKKQIDTIGQNVEYLDGENMTNEDFFRSVSIMGFLADKKLIIIKNIFDNKKLSGWQDALIDYIKKQKNTPDENYIIFFQSGQPDARTKLYKTLSKIKFCEDFKELNNRQLIIWVKNQAKKFDKEISDKATDLLINYVGNDPWQLSNEIAKLANYSQGQINDQAVSEIVQAKTDESIFSLIDALGQKDKAQALKLIEEKINKGVNHQYILTMIVRQFRILIKTKSLEDKIISPGHLSSTLKIHPLVANKTLAQSKLYDMAQLKLIYQKLLYLDEKFKSSQNQEKILFAKMINEL from the coding sequence ATGCTTTTTTTCTACTACGGAAACAATTCATACCTGGCCAACCAGAAAATACAGGCTATTGTCGAAAAGTTCAAAAAACAAATAGACACAATCGGCCAAAATGTAGAATACCTTGATGGTGAAAATATGACCAACGAGGATTTTTTTCGCTCTGTCTCTATCATGGGTTTTTTGGCGGATAAAAAACTGATTATCATAAAAAATATTTTTGACAACAAAAAACTATCCGGCTGGCAAGATGCTTTGATAGATTATATAAAAAAACAAAAAAACACTCCCGATGAAAATTATATTATTTTTTTTCAAAGTGGTCAGCCTGATGCTAGGACCAAACTATATAAGACATTATCAAAAATAAAATTTTGTGAGGATTTCAAAGAATTAAATAATCGTCAGTTGATTATTTGGGTTAAAAATCAAGCCAAAAAATTTGATAAAGAAATATCTGATAAAGCTACCGACTTACTAATAAACTATGTAGGCAACGATCCTTGGCAATTGTCCAATGAAATAGCCAAGCTAGCCAACTACAGTCAGGGACAAATAAATGACCAGGCTGTCTCGGAAATTGTCCAGGCCAAAACTGACGAGAGTATTTTTTCTCTGATTGACGCCTTGGGACAAAAAGATAAGGCTCAGGCTCTCAAATTAATCGAAGAAAAAATAAATAAGGGTGTAAATCACCAATATATTCTAACTATGATTGTCCGCCAATTTAGGATACTTATTAAAACAAAATCTCTAGAAGATAAAATAATATCTCCTGGACATCTATCCAGTACCCTAAAAATTCACCCACTAGTAGCTAATAAGACCTTAGCCCAAAGCAAGCTATATGATATGGCTCAACTAAAGCTAATATATCAAAAACTTTTATATCTGGATGAAAAATTCAAAAGTAGCCAAAATCAAGAAAAAATACTTTTTGCCAAAATGATAAATGAACTATAA
- the truB gene encoding tRNA pseudouridine(55) synthase TruB — protein sequence MAKRVIIFGKFDILHPGHMELIRSARKLGQVTVVLESDQAIGKFRNYLPYNKESLRKNQLQKLGLEVYLRNKQNAGEILTDLKPDILVFGQDQLMLHKIFSDFKNKKIIPLVSPEIFKSSKLRSVLEDRNTGIYLVDKKKGVNSFNVVTIFRKILNIKKVGFSGTLDPLASGLLIVATGSATRLLDWFHFWPKIYIADILFGQTSDTFDLEGKITQNKKAKPFSQNELEKVLQKFVGRQIQLAPIYSAKKIGGQKLHKLARQGKEVARPAKEIEIYNLKIKSFRYPNLKLEVSCSVGTYIRSLADDLGQAMKTGALLADLRRDKIGDFSVDQAIVFDQIDKPTLAKKRIEPPYVIDSLNRYFLDLTD from the coding sequence ATGGCCAAGCGTGTTATAATTTTTGGTAAATTTGATATATTACATCCTGGGCATATGGAACTCATCAGGTCTGCTAGGAAATTAGGGCAGGTGACAGTAGTATTAGAATCAGACCAAGCTATTGGCAAGTTTAGAAATTATTTACCCTACAACAAAGAAAGTTTGCGAAAAAATCAACTACAAAAGTTGGGTCTTGAAGTATATCTTAGAAACAAGCAAAACGCTGGAGAAATTTTAACTGATTTAAAACCGGATATTTTAGTTTTTGGTCAGGATCAGTTGATGCTCCATAAAATTTTTTCGGATTTTAAAAATAAAAAAATTATTCCCCTGGTCAGCCCAGAGATTTTTAAAAGTTCAAAATTAAGATCAGTTTTGGAAGATAGAAATACTGGTATTTATCTGGTTGATAAAAAGAAAGGCGTCAATTCTTTTAATGTGGTGACTATTTTTAGAAAAATTTTAAATATAAAAAAAGTTGGATTTTCCGGCACGCTTGATCCTCTTGCCTCTGGTCTTTTGATAGTAGCTACTGGCTCTGCTACTAGATTGCTTGATTGGTTTCATTTTTGGCCAAAAATATATATAGCTGATATTTTATTTGGTCAGACATCAGATACATTTGATTTGGAGGGTAAAATAACACAAAATAAAAAAGCTAAACCTTTTTCCCAAAATGAATTGGAAAAAGTATTACAAAAATTCGTCGGCAGACAAATTCAGTTAGCCCCTATCTATAGTGCCAAAAAAATAGGCGGACAAAAATTACACAAGCTAGCTAGACAAGGCAAGGAAGTAGCTAGACCCGCCAAGGAGATAGAAATTTATAACTTGAAAATAAAAAGTTTTAGATATCCAAATTTGAAGCTGGAAGTAAGCTGCTCAGTGGGTACTTATATCCGTAGTCTAGCTGATGATTTGGGCCAAGCTATGAAGACAGGCGCTCTTTTAGCGGATCTCAGAAGAGATAAAATAGGTGATTTTTCAGTGGACCAGGCTATTGTTTTTGACCAAATAGATAAGCCAACATTAGCCAAAAAACGTATAGAACCGCCGTATGTAATAGACAGCTTAAATAGATATTTCTTAGACTTGACGGACTAG
- a CDS encoding DNA alkylation repair protein — translation MKNNRISKGAGANDLIKELKKYSSLERQKTNQWFFKTGQGQYGEGDKFIGITVPNTRLVARQFLDLSFIELAKLIKSPIHEIRLVAILILVEKSKQARRFKDSKSQKKILDFYLQYSHYVNNWDLVDLSVHYILGQAILDGLESKQILYKYAKSENLWQRRMSIVSTWIFIREGKLDDCFRLSKILLKDKEDLMYKAVGWMLRESWKKDSVRVEKFLQVNYKNLPRTTLRYAIEKMQESKRKKFLRGDFI, via the coding sequence ATGAAAAATAATAGAATTTCTAAGGGGGCAGGAGCCAATGATTTGATAAAAGAACTAAAAAAATATTCTTCACTTGAACGGCAAAAAACCAATCAATGGTTTTTTAAAACCGGCCAAGGGCAATATGGTGAGGGTGATAAATTTATAGGTATCACAGTACCAAATACTAGGTTAGTAGCTAGGCAATTTTTGGATTTGAGTTTTATAGAGCTTGCCAAGCTTATCAAATCTCCTATTCACGAGATAAGACTCGTAGCTATTTTGATTTTGGTTGAAAAAAGCAAACAAGCTAGGAGATTCAAAGACAGTAAAAGTCAAAAAAAGATTTTAGATTTTTATCTTCAGTATAGCCATTATGTAAATAATTGGGACTTAGTTGATTTGTCGGTCCACTATATTTTGGGTCAGGCAATATTAGATGGTTTAGAGTCAAAACAAATATTGTACAAATACGCCAAAAGTGAAAATCTTTGGCAGCGTCGGATGTCTATAGTTTCTACCTGGATATTTATCAGAGAAGGTAAACTTGATGATTGTTTTAGATTATCAAAAATACTTTTGAAAGATAAAGAAGATTTGATGTACAAGGCGGTCGGCTGGATGCTCAGAGAGTCCTGGAAAAAAGATAGCGTCAGAGTAGAAAAATTTTTGCAAGTTAATTATAAAAATTTACCACGCACTACGCTACGTTATGCCATAGAGAAAATGCAAGAGAGTAAACGCAAAAAATTTTTACGAGGCGATTTTATATAA
- the rpsT gene encoding 30S ribosomal protein S20 yields the protein MPNRKAQEKHLKQTKKRTERNSLVKRSIKEIIKSGQKAVAAGEIDKKAGELTHKLQKTVDKAVRAGILKANTADRKKVRFAKMIKKSGAKPTPAVSQKNEEKK from the coding sequence ATGCCAAATCGTAAAGCACAGGAAAAACACTTGAAACAGACCAAGAAGCGCACTGAGCGTAATTCTTTGGTTAAAAGAAGTATCAAAGAAATTATCAAGAGCGGACAAAAGGCAGTTGCCGCCGGTGAAATTGATAAAAAAGCTGGTGAGCTTACTCACAAGCTGCAGAAAACAGTTGATAAGGCCGTCAGAGCTGGCATCTTGAAAGCTAACACAGCTGACCGTAAAAAAGTAAGATTTGCCAAGATGATCAAAAAGTCTGGAGCAAAACCAACTCCCGCTGTTAGCCAAAAAAACGAAGAAAAAAAATAA
- a CDS encoding inositol monophosphatase, with product MYKKELKIAKQAAKSAGKFLKKEFFNFDQKIDYKTGNERVTRYDKEANKIILNKLRKNFPDYGVLSEESGQTDKDSPYTWIIDPLDGTTNFTIHHTLFAVTIALLYKNKVVMGVIYNPILDEMYWATENNGSYKNGQKLKVSAKTDLKKSIITYCHGSGKTNTEKAYRLYRHFHDISHHCRHFGCTSLELAMLAAGDTQAHMISGAKIWDISAGTIIIKEAGGKVTDWKNKTWNKESKTILAANKKIHPLCLKELKKVRLA from the coding sequence ATGTATAAAAAAGAATTAAAAATTGCCAAGCAAGCAGCGAAGTCTGCCGGAAAATTTCTTAAAAAAGAATTTTTTAATTTTGACCAAAAAATAGATTATAAAACCGGCAATGAAAGAGTCACTCGCTACGACAAAGAGGCCAATAAAATAATTTTGAACAAGCTCCGTAAAAATTTCCCAGACTATGGAGTGTTGTCCGAAGAAAGCGGTCAGACTGATAAAGATAGCCCCTATACCTGGATAATAGATCCACTTGATGGCACTACCAATTTTACCATTCATCACACCCTGTTTGCTGTAACTATTGCCCTTCTTTATAAAAATAAGGTTGTCATGGGCGTGATATATAATCCAATACTTGATGAAATGTACTGGGCTACTGAAAATAATGGGTCTTATAAAAATGGCCAAAAGCTAAAAGTTTCCGCCAAAACAGACTTGAAAAAATCTATTATCACCTATTGCCACGGCTCAGGAAAAACAAACACAGAAAAAGCTTATCGTCTATATAGACACTTCCATGATATATCCCATCACTGCCGACATTTTGGCTGTACAAGTTTGGAGCTAGCTATGTTGGCAGCGGGTGACACTCAAGCACATATGATTAGTGGGGCTAAAATTTGGGATATATCCGCCGGGACAATTATTATCAAAGAGGCTGGTGGCAAAGTCACTGATTGGAAAAATAAAACTTGGAATAAAGAATCCAAAACAATCCTAGCCGCTAATAAAAAAATACACCCCTTGTGCCTAAAAGAGCTAAAGAAAGTAAGGCTTGCCTAA